The Corynebacterium poyangense genome includes a window with the following:
- the whiA gene encoding DNA-binding protein WhiA, which produces MSLTSEVVAELVAVTPPHQTARIAEAAAMFRFAGQVEVVEQRVELHAEFSNPVVAERLVSHVKELCEVSCTVKGLPISAGERKTPSYVVQVTDRSTDVVRKLGLVTRAGHPIVGLPTRVIAGEVMDIEAAWRGAFLAAGSLLEPGRSSNLEVAAPCTEAALALVGCARRLGISAKTRESRGQEKVTIKESDAIGALLSRMGAHVTRMKWEEKQRRRESRAQARLSNFDDANLRRSARAAEVAAARVGRALEILGDAVPDHLAEAGHLRIQHQEASLEELGRLSEPQLTKDAVAGRIRRLLSMADRQAEELGIPDTQSAVPEE; this is translated from the coding sequence GTGTCCTTAACTTCGGAAGTCGTCGCTGAATTAGTGGCGGTCACTCCTCCGCATCAAACCGCCAGGATAGCTGAGGCTGCCGCCATGTTCCGCTTTGCTGGTCAGGTGGAGGTAGTTGAGCAGCGTGTGGAATTACATGCTGAATTTTCCAATCCGGTGGTCGCTGAGCGTCTAGTCAGCCACGTCAAAGAGCTATGCGAGGTGTCGTGCACAGTCAAGGGGCTGCCCATTAGCGCTGGAGAGCGAAAAACACCGAGCTATGTAGTTCAGGTTACTGATCGCTCTACGGATGTGGTCCGGAAACTGGGGTTAGTAACTCGCGCTGGTCACCCGATTGTGGGACTGCCTACTCGCGTGATTGCCGGAGAGGTGATGGACATTGAGGCCGCGTGGCGGGGTGCTTTCTTGGCTGCTGGGTCTTTGTTAGAGCCTGGTCGAAGCAGCAATTTGGAGGTTGCTGCGCCGTGCACTGAGGCGGCATTAGCGCTGGTGGGATGTGCACGGCGGTTGGGAATTAGCGCCAAAACCCGTGAAAGCCGAGGTCAGGAGAAGGTAACCATCAAAGAGTCCGACGCTATCGGGGCGTTGCTCAGCCGAATGGGGGCTCATGTTACTCGGATGAAGTGGGAAGAAAAGCAGCGTCGTCGAGAATCCCGGGCGCAAGCTCGGTTAAGTAACTTCGATGATGCGAACCTTCGACGCTCAGCACGGGCGGCTGAAGTAGCTGCTGCTCGGGTAGGTCGCGCCTTAGAAATTCTTGGTGATGCGGTCCCTGACCATTTAGCTGAGGCAGGTCATTTACGGATTCAGCATCAAGAAGCCTCCTTGGAAGAGCTGGGGCGTTTGTCTGAGCCGCAGTTGACCAAGGATGCGGTAGCTGGTCGCATTCGGCGTTTGCTGTCTATGGCAGATCGTCAGGCGGAAGAACTGGGGATTCCGGACACCCAATCGGCGGTTCCTGAAGAATAA
- a CDS encoding gluconeogenesis factor YvcK family protein, with the protein MLDSVSAPARITCLGGGHGLYQTLCAARACQPSHISAVVTVADDGGSSGRLRRELSQIPPGDLRMALAALASHDEHGQLWSEVLQHRFGGNGALAGHAVGNLLIAGLYEVLGDELAALDAVAALTRSAGRVFPVCTEPLDIEADVSGLDEDPRIMRTVRGQVAVASTVGQVRRVRVIPEQPNACAEALAAINDADMVTLGPGSWFSSVIPHLLIPSVVSAVSESEALKVVILNLTPEAGETSGFSAERHIHMLAQHAPQLKVDRILIDSDVVTSQSERNHLARAALTLGAEVSYQRVREEDDRGRFTDRHDPTHLAAALKNLWEQR; encoded by the coding sequence ATGCTTGATTCTGTTTCCGCCCCGGCACGGATTACCTGCCTTGGTGGAGGCCACGGCCTCTACCAAACTCTGTGTGCCGCCCGAGCTTGTCAACCCAGCCATATTTCAGCGGTCGTTACTGTTGCTGATGATGGTGGATCCTCAGGGCGTCTACGTCGGGAGTTATCCCAAATTCCGCCAGGCGATTTGCGGATGGCTTTAGCAGCTTTAGCCAGCCACGATGAACACGGCCAGCTATGGTCGGAAGTATTGCAGCATCGTTTTGGGGGTAACGGAGCTTTAGCCGGACATGCCGTCGGTAACCTCCTTATCGCTGGGCTATATGAGGTACTCGGCGATGAGCTTGCTGCCCTGGACGCGGTAGCTGCCTTAACCAGATCCGCCGGCCGGGTTTTCCCGGTGTGCACGGAACCACTCGACATTGAAGCAGATGTCTCTGGCTTGGATGAAGATCCCCGAATTATGCGTACGGTACGCGGTCAAGTGGCCGTCGCGTCTACCGTGGGGCAGGTAAGAAGGGTACGCGTCATCCCGGAACAGCCTAACGCCTGCGCGGAAGCGTTAGCGGCTATTAACGACGCCGATATGGTGACCTTGGGTCCGGGCTCATGGTTTTCCAGTGTGATTCCGCACTTACTTATCCCTTCCGTTGTTTCGGCGGTTTCCGAAAGCGAAGCTTTAAAGGTGGTCATCTTAAACCTCACTCCAGAAGCCGGAGAAACATCTGGATTTTCCGCTGAGCGGCATATCCACATGTTGGCTCAGCATGCTCCCCAACTGAAAGTGGATCGGATCCTCATTGACTCAGACGTGGTGACTTCCCAGAGCGAGCGCAATCACCTCGCCCGGGCGGCGCTCACCTTGGGCGCAGAAGTGAGCTATCAACGGGTGAGAGAAGAAGATGATCGAGGACGGTTCACGGATCGACATGATCCCACTCACTTGGCCGCCGCCTTAAAAAACCTATGGGAACAGCGATAG
- the rapZ gene encoding RNase adapter RapZ, with the protein MTTHQQDQPHRDTRFSQPPVLITGMSGAGLSSAGRVMEDHGWYVSHNLPSQLILDLLELCAREDSPVDRVAVVTDVRARMFPGSMLQTLDELRARGLGPTILFLEARDDVLIKRFDSVRRVHPLQAGDTLNEGLRRERLSVSEIKECADIVIDTSDLSVHDLRRSIEQSFSTMQRGHQHVTVQSFGFKHGAPPDSDITVDARFLPNPYWVPELRRYRGTDQAVSDYVLGQHGAEEFIRDLLSMFNTMRPGYRHEGKNFITISVGCTGGHHRSVAVAEEVGRRLRTVEGLDVNVVHRDIARH; encoded by the coding sequence ATGACGACGCACCAGCAGGATCAGCCGCATCGGGATACTCGTTTTAGCCAACCGCCAGTGCTTATTACTGGTATGTCGGGAGCTGGGTTGAGTAGTGCGGGCCGAGTAATGGAAGACCACGGCTGGTATGTTTCACACAATCTTCCTTCGCAACTCATTTTGGATTTATTGGAACTGTGTGCTCGGGAGGATTCCCCAGTTGACCGGGTAGCGGTTGTCACCGACGTCAGAGCGCGAATGTTTCCTGGCAGTATGCTTCAGACCCTTGATGAATTGCGGGCGCGAGGATTAGGGCCGACCATTCTGTTCCTTGAAGCACGCGACGACGTGTTGATCAAACGTTTTGATTCAGTGCGCCGAGTTCATCCCCTTCAGGCCGGGGATACCCTCAACGAGGGATTGCGTCGAGAGCGACTGTCCGTCTCTGAGATAAAAGAATGCGCAGATATTGTCATCGACACCTCAGATTTATCGGTCCATGATCTCCGCCGTTCCATCGAGCAAAGCTTCAGCACTATGCAACGTGGACATCAACATGTCACCGTGCAATCCTTCGGTTTCAAACACGGCGCACCACCAGATAGTGATATCACTGTTGATGCACGATTCCTGCCTAACCCGTATTGGGTGCCGGAGCTGCGTCGCTATCGTGGAACAGATCAAGCGGTTTCTGATTATGTTCTTGGGCAGCACGGTGCGGAAGAATTTATTCGGGACCTGTTATCCATGTTTAATACCATGCGACCGGGATACCGCCACGAGGGAAAAAACTTCATCACCATCTCTGTAGGCTGCACGGGTGGGCACCACCGATCAGTGGCTGTAGCTGAGGAAGTAGGTCGAAGACTTCGCACCGTAGAAGGTCTCGACGTCAACGTTGTTCACCGGGATATTGCCCGTCACTGA
- the uvrC gene encoding excinuclease ABC subunit UvrC has product MADPATYRPAPGSIPTQPGVYKFRDPEGRVIYVGKAKNLRSRLSNYFQDVTQLHPRTRQMVFHASKVEWTVVASEVEALQLEYTWIKKFDPRYNVKYRDDKTYPSLAVSLNEEFPRAFFYRGPRRRGVRYFGPYSHVWAVRETLDLLTRVFPLRTCSQGVFRRHNSLGRPCLLGYIDKCSAPCVGKVTAREHRAIVEGFVSFMSGHTDQLVRTLEKQMNDAASALDFEKAARLRDDLAAVHKVMEQQAVVLGDGTDADIIGICEDELEAAVQIFHVRGGRIRGQRGWVVEKVGDQAQDPALPAIVQDFLIQFYGDAAERARLEAQDNEQLIERRGVDQESREMASNLSVIPKEILVPELPKDADNIRLWLHELRGSAVDLRVPQRGDKRALADTVHRNAEDALKQHKLRRIGDLTTRSAALNDIQEALDMETAPLRIECTDISHIQGTDVVASLVVFEDGIPKKADYRRYRIKEAAGEGHSNDVASIAEVTRRRFLRYHRDKRAIPEAEEFEESTFSDEKVQEMSTDHRRFAYAPQLFIVDGGQPQVNAAQEVFDELGVTDVTLIGLAKRLEEIWLPGEEDPVILPRQSQGLYLLQQLRDEAHRFAISYHRQQRSKRMRHSQLDSVPGLGTVRRTELVKHFGSVAQLKKASVEEIAAVKGFGPVLAEKIWGSLHPNDKAGSS; this is encoded by the coding sequence GTGGCTGATCCCGCTACTTACCGACCGGCTCCCGGAAGCATTCCCACGCAGCCGGGAGTATATAAGTTTCGTGACCCGGAAGGTCGGGTTATCTATGTTGGCAAAGCCAAAAATCTGCGGTCTCGGCTATCCAATTATTTTCAGGATGTAACCCAACTTCATCCGCGCACCCGCCAAATGGTTTTTCACGCCAGCAAGGTGGAGTGGACCGTCGTAGCTAGCGAAGTAGAAGCGCTCCAGCTGGAATACACCTGGATCAAAAAATTTGATCCTCGCTATAACGTCAAATATCGGGACGATAAAACCTATCCCAGTCTTGCCGTCTCGCTCAACGAGGAATTTCCCCGCGCTTTCTTTTATCGTGGCCCCCGGCGCCGAGGAGTTCGTTATTTCGGCCCCTATTCTCACGTCTGGGCGGTTCGAGAAACCCTCGATCTGCTTACTCGTGTGTTTCCGCTGCGGACCTGTTCTCAAGGTGTTTTCCGCCGGCACAACTCCCTCGGCCGGCCTTGCCTATTGGGGTATATCGACAAGTGCTCTGCTCCGTGCGTGGGTAAAGTCACGGCGAGAGAACACCGTGCCATCGTCGAGGGTTTCGTGTCCTTTATGTCCGGGCACACCGATCAGCTGGTTCGGACGTTAGAAAAGCAGATGAATGACGCTGCCAGCGCCCTGGACTTCGAGAAAGCAGCACGTCTACGAGATGATCTTGCTGCGGTCCATAAAGTAATGGAACAGCAAGCTGTGGTGCTCGGGGATGGAACGGATGCAGACATTATTGGGATCTGTGAGGATGAATTAGAAGCGGCAGTACAGATCTTCCATGTGCGAGGGGGGAGAATTCGAGGTCAACGCGGCTGGGTGGTAGAGAAGGTCGGCGACCAAGCCCAGGATCCCGCACTGCCAGCTATCGTGCAAGATTTCCTGATTCAGTTTTATGGTGATGCCGCGGAACGTGCTCGACTCGAAGCTCAGGACAACGAGCAGTTGATTGAACGTCGGGGAGTAGACCAGGAATCGCGCGAGATGGCGTCGAATCTTTCAGTAATTCCGAAGGAAATACTGGTTCCAGAACTGCCCAAAGACGCCGACAATATTCGGTTATGGCTCCATGAACTTCGCGGCTCCGCGGTGGATTTGCGGGTTCCGCAACGCGGGGATAAACGAGCCCTCGCAGATACTGTTCACCGCAATGCCGAGGATGCGCTTAAGCAGCACAAATTACGCCGAATCGGGGATCTGACCACGCGATCCGCAGCGCTTAACGATATTCAAGAAGCACTAGATATGGAAACGGCGCCGCTACGGATCGAATGCACCGATATTTCCCACATCCAAGGAACCGATGTCGTTGCCTCACTCGTTGTTTTTGAAGATGGAATCCCGAAAAAGGCGGATTATCGGCGATATCGAATTAAGGAAGCAGCTGGTGAGGGGCACTCCAATGACGTGGCTTCAATTGCAGAAGTGACGCGGCGACGGTTTTTGCGCTATCACCGAGATAAGCGCGCTATTCCTGAGGCAGAGGAATTTGAGGAATCAACCTTTAGCGATGAAAAGGTCCAGGAGATGTCTACGGATCATCGCCGTTTTGCTTATGCTCCGCAGCTTTTCATCGTTGATGGCGGACAACCCCAAGTTAATGCCGCCCAAGAGGTGTTTGATGAATTAGGGGTTACTGATGTGACCTTGATTGGATTAGCAAAAAGACTGGAAGAGATTTGGTTACCGGGGGAGGAGGATCCAGTGATTCTGCCTCGACAATCTCAAGGGCTGTACCTTCTCCAGCAGCTTCGTGATGAAGCTCATCGTTTTGCTATTAGTTATCATCGCCAGCAACGCAGTAAACGGATGCGCCATTCTCAACTTGACTCAGTTCCGGGTTTAGGAACGGTGCGCAGAACAGAATTAGTCAAGCATTTTGGTTCAGTAGCGCAGTTGAAGAAAGCGAGTGTCGAGGAGATTGCTGCGGTTAAAGGATTTGGGCCGGTTTTAGCCGAAAAGATTTGGGGGAGTTTGCACCCAAACGATAAGGCTGGAAGTTCCTAA
- a CDS encoding PH domain-containing protein → MSDQNQHLKPTISDADRQVFTAADAALTTTKPWECDIRSPALKKLAWILVVLVLAVHLFMSLVVDVGTTGEALTFLDKWAFLGVGVVLAVLAYLAFSRPRVRANEDGVQVRNIIGTRFYPWSVIYGLRFPEGSRMALLELPDFEYVPLWAIQSADGKKALAAVREFRDLEAKYLPKE, encoded by the coding sequence ATGTCTGACCAGAATCAGCACCTCAAACCCACTATCTCTGATGCTGATCGCCAGGTTTTTACCGCTGCTGACGCGGCGCTAACAACGACGAAACCATGGGAATGTGATATCCGGTCTCCAGCGTTGAAGAAACTGGCATGGATTCTGGTGGTCCTAGTCTTAGCAGTCCACCTGTTTATGTCCCTGGTGGTTGATGTGGGAACCACTGGCGAGGCTCTGACTTTCCTAGATAAGTGGGCGTTTTTAGGCGTCGGTGTAGTCCTGGCGGTTCTGGCCTATCTTGCTTTTAGCCGTCCAAGGGTCCGCGCTAATGAGGACGGGGTTCAAGTCCGCAATATTATCGGCACTCGTTTTTATCCGTGGTCAGTAATCTACGGATTGAGGTTTCCAGAGGGTAGCCGGATGGCTTTGTTAGAACTCCCAGATTTCGAATACGTGCCGTTGTGGGCTATCCAGTCTGCTGACGGGAAAAAGGCACTGGCAGCTGTCCGCGAATTCCGTGACCTTGAGGCAAAATATCTGCCGAAGGAGTGA
- the ribH gene encoding 6,7-dimethyl-8-ribityllumazine synthase, whose product MSKEGLPDVHHVDASGLTVAVVTSSWNANICDQLHARALATAAECGATAVGYRVIGALELPVVVQETARHHDAVVACGCVIRGGTPHFDYVCDSVTEGLTRIALDTGVPVGNGVLTTNTEEQAVARSGLPGAVEDKGTEAMVAALHTAVLLRSIRGE is encoded by the coding sequence ATGAGTAAAGAAGGTTTGCCCGACGTCCACCACGTTGATGCTAGCGGTCTCACGGTGGCTGTGGTTACCTCCTCGTGGAACGCTAACATTTGCGACCAACTCCACGCGCGTGCCCTAGCAACGGCAGCGGAGTGCGGTGCCACGGCAGTGGGATATCGCGTCATTGGAGCTTTGGAATTACCCGTTGTTGTGCAAGAAACTGCTCGTCACCACGATGCCGTGGTTGCTTGCGGGTGTGTGATTCGAGGAGGCACACCGCATTTTGACTACGTGTGTGATTCAGTGACCGAGGGGTTGACTCGGATTGCGTTGGATACTGGAGTGCCCGTGGGCAATGGGGTCCTAACGACGAACACAGAGGAACAAGCTGTCGCTAGATCAGGTCTTCCTGGAGCAGTAGAAGATAAAGGTACGGAAGCAATGGTCGCGGCCTTGCATACGGCTGTACTGTTGCGATCAATCCGAGGTGAGTAA
- a CDS encoding bifunctional 3,4-dihydroxy-2-butanone-4-phosphate synthase/GTP cyclohydrolase II has protein sequence MSEENSTSVVLDSVSDAIADIAAGKAVVVVDDEGRENEGDLIFAAEKATPELVAFMVRYTSGYICVPLTTEDCERLDLPPMVALNQDARGTAYTVTVDAATGTTGISATSRCETIRRLADPSFSSADFTRPGHIVPLQAMPGGVLVREGHTEASVDLARAAGLRPAGVLCEIVSESDPTDMARSVELRAFADRHNLKMISIEQLVQWRREHEIQVERVTETRLPTEFGVFRAVGYRNTITGMEHIALVCGDVTSDDGEEVWVRVHSECLTGDVFGSRRCDCGPQLHESMRVIQERGRGVVVYLRGQEGRGIGLMAKLKAYRLQDQGVDTVDANLEQGLPADAREYSAAIQIVRDLGIKTIRLMSNNPHKHEALHGHGVNVAGRVPIELEPNEDNIRYLRTKRDRMGHDLPSVARWDQSHPKEDHE, from the coding sequence GTGAGTGAGGAAAATTCCACCAGTGTGGTTCTGGATAGCGTTTCCGATGCTATCGCAGATATAGCAGCCGGTAAGGCTGTTGTCGTCGTCGATGATGAGGGCCGGGAAAATGAAGGCGACCTCATCTTTGCGGCGGAAAAAGCTACCCCGGAGTTGGTGGCGTTTATGGTTCGCTACACCTCTGGATATATTTGCGTTCCACTGACTACCGAGGATTGTGAACGTCTTGATCTTCCCCCCATGGTGGCTTTGAACCAGGACGCTCGGGGTACTGCCTATACGGTGACTGTTGATGCTGCTACCGGAACCACTGGAATTTCAGCAACCTCACGGTGTGAAACTATTAGACGTCTAGCAGATCCCTCCTTTAGCAGCGCTGATTTCACCAGGCCAGGGCATATAGTTCCGCTTCAAGCAATGCCAGGGGGAGTGCTGGTGCGCGAAGGGCACACCGAAGCTAGCGTAGATTTAGCTCGGGCAGCGGGGCTACGTCCGGCCGGGGTGTTGTGTGAGATAGTCAGTGAATCGGATCCCACTGATATGGCTCGATCCGTAGAGCTGAGGGCGTTTGCCGACCGGCACAACCTGAAAATGATATCCATCGAGCAGCTGGTGCAGTGGCGTCGAGAACACGAAATTCAAGTTGAGCGAGTAACCGAAACTCGGCTGCCTACTGAATTTGGCGTTTTTCGCGCTGTGGGGTATCGCAACACCATCACTGGGATGGAACATATTGCCCTGGTCTGCGGTGACGTGACCTCCGATGATGGGGAAGAAGTATGGGTTCGGGTTCATTCAGAATGTCTCACCGGAGATGTTTTTGGTTCACGCCGTTGTGATTGCGGCCCACAGCTTCACGAATCAATGCGTGTGATCCAAGAGCGTGGACGTGGCGTCGTAGTGTACCTCCGCGGGCAAGAGGGGCGCGGGATTGGACTCATGGCAAAACTTAAAGCATATCGACTCCAAGACCAAGGAGTAGATACAGTCGACGCCAATCTAGAACAGGGGTTGCCGGCCGATGCGAGGGAGTATTCCGCCGCAATTCAAATTGTTCGCGACTTGGGTATTAAAACCATCCGGTTAATGAGCAATAACCCCCATAAACACGAGGCACTCCACGGACATGGGGTAAATGTGGCCGGACGGGTACCTATTGAACTAGAACCCAATGAGGACAACATTCGTTATTTGCGTACCAAACGTGATCGAATGGGGCATGACTTGCCCTCAGTAGCGCGATGGGATCAAAGCCACCCAAAGGAGGATCATGAGTAA
- a CDS encoding riboflavin synthase produces the protein MFTGIISHIGTISDIKELGDAIQLHISCPDIVALAEHGDSIAVNGVCLTVAEKTAEGFVADCMKQTLDVSSLGYVHVGDRVNLEPALRLGDRLGGHIVQGHVDTTAVLLKRTTTPHWDVLRFALPESVARYVVAQGSVCLNGTSLTVSHVGEGWFEVSLIPTTLAETTHGQLHEGESVNVEVDVLGKYVERLMQHGMTPVDHSCEEKDYGGQGE, from the coding sequence GTGTTTACTGGGATCATTAGCCATATCGGGACTATCAGCGATATCAAGGAATTAGGCGACGCCATTCAGCTTCACATTAGCTGTCCTGACATTGTCGCTTTGGCAGAGCATGGAGATTCGATTGCGGTTAATGGGGTGTGCTTAACCGTAGCGGAAAAAACTGCTGAAGGGTTTGTCGCTGATTGCATGAAGCAGACCTTGGATGTGAGCAGCCTCGGCTATGTGCACGTGGGTGATCGAGTCAACCTGGAGCCCGCCCTTAGACTAGGGGATCGGCTAGGTGGTCATATTGTCCAAGGGCATGTAGACACCACTGCCGTACTGCTTAAACGGACCACTACGCCTCATTGGGATGTTCTACGTTTTGCCTTACCAGAGTCGGTGGCACGCTATGTGGTGGCTCAGGGATCAGTTTGTCTTAACGGCACCTCACTAACCGTGTCACACGTAGGCGAGGGGTGGTTTGAGGTGTCGCTTATTCCCACGACCTTGGCGGAAACTACTCACGGGCAGTTGCATGAGGGAGAAAGCGTCAACGTCGAGGTCGACGTGCTGGGTAAGTACGTCGAGCGGTTGATGCAGCATGGGATGACCCCGGTGGATCATTCATGTGAAGAAAAAGACTATGGTGGTCAAGGTGAGTGA
- the ribD gene encoding bifunctional diaminohydroxyphosphoribosylaminopyrimidine deaminase/5-amino-6-(5-phosphoribosylamino)uracil reductase RibD, producing MAKEDIVRAALNTAVEASDKVVGTTSPNPPVGAVILSPTGDILGVGATQPPGGPHAEVMALAEAGDRAQGGIAVVTLEPCNHYGRTGPCSHALLAAGISELYYVHADPTSEAAGGAAWLTQQGMKVQQLPGEVPTLRAWLLAQELRRPHVTLKFAQTLDGFSAACDGTSQWITGELARHHVHQDRCRRDAIVVGTGTARADNPSLTARTPDGGLYPHQPRRVVIGHRRLSAQDCPHLHRLGFEQYPDIPTALSQLWDTGVRDLLVEGGPTLATAFFRLGYVDAIQAYIAPKVLGDGLSTISEPLSSTLSGAHCFHRSGYQLLGEDILVELRKK from the coding sequence ATGGCTAAAGAGGACATAGTCCGGGCGGCTCTGAACACAGCGGTTGAGGCCTCCGACAAGGTAGTGGGAACTACTAGCCCGAATCCACCAGTAGGCGCGGTGATTCTTAGTCCCACCGGCGACATCCTTGGGGTAGGGGCAACTCAACCTCCTGGGGGCCCTCATGCCGAGGTCATGGCATTAGCCGAAGCCGGGGATCGGGCTCAAGGTGGTATTGCCGTGGTAACTCTCGAACCCTGTAATCACTATGGCCGCACTGGGCCGTGTAGTCACGCCCTATTAGCTGCAGGGATTTCTGAGTTGTATTACGTTCATGCTGATCCTACGTCTGAGGCAGCCGGTGGCGCAGCATGGCTGACCCAACAAGGAATGAAAGTCCAGCAGTTGCCTGGCGAAGTACCAACCTTGCGCGCGTGGCTGTTAGCTCAAGAACTGAGGCGTCCTCACGTCACCCTAAAATTCGCTCAAACTCTGGACGGTTTTAGTGCCGCTTGTGACGGCACTAGTCAATGGATTACCGGGGAATTAGCCAGGCATCATGTCCACCAGGATCGGTGCCGTCGGGATGCCATTGTGGTGGGAACGGGGACGGCTCGTGCGGACAATCCTTCTTTGACGGCGCGAACCCCAGACGGGGGTCTGTACCCTCATCAGCCGCGTCGGGTGGTTATTGGTCACCGACGCCTTTCAGCGCAGGATTGTCCACATCTCCACCGATTAGGTTTTGAACAGTACCCGGATATTCCTACCGCCCTGAGCCAGCTATGGGATACCGGTGTGCGCGATCTCCTGGTCGAAGGCGGACCAACTTTAGCGACGGCATTTTTTCGCTTGGGCTATGTTGATGCTATTCAGGCGTATATCGCCCCGAAAGTGCTCGGTGATGGCCTTAGTACTATTTCTGAGCCGCTTTCCTCAACACTGTCAGGAGCCCATTGTTTCCACCGTTCCGGCTATCAACTTTTGGGTGAAGATATATTAGTGGAGTTGCGCAAAAAGTAA
- the rpe gene encoding ribulose-phosphate 3-epimerase gives MSSAPIIAPSILAADFSRLGDDIRRVSNADWIHVDIMDGHFVPNLSFGPGITKTVNEITDKTLDVHLMIDKPEQWIDTYVDAGADCIIFHVEAVSDPERVAKDIRSRGIRAGFSLRPGTPIEPYLHNLDQFDEVLVMSVEPGFGGQSFMPDQLEKVRTLRAVIDDNNLDVTIEIDGGISASTIAEASAAGCDAFVAGSAIFGAQYPAAEVSRLRDLAHSARQHG, from the coding sequence ATGAGTTCTGCACCCATTATTGCGCCGTCCATTTTGGCGGCTGATTTCAGTCGATTGGGCGATGACATCCGGCGCGTGTCTAATGCTGACTGGATCCACGTTGACATCATGGATGGACATTTTGTCCCCAATCTTTCTTTTGGGCCGGGGATCACGAAAACCGTCAATGAGATCACCGATAAAACGCTCGACGTCCACTTGATGATTGACAAGCCAGAACAATGGATTGACACCTATGTGGACGCTGGCGCGGATTGTATTATCTTCCACGTTGAAGCAGTCAGCGATCCAGAACGCGTGGCCAAGGATATTCGCAGTCGGGGAATTAGGGCTGGATTCTCCCTGCGTCCTGGGACTCCCATCGAACCTTATCTTCACAACCTTGATCAGTTTGATGAAGTATTGGTGATGTCCGTAGAGCCGGGTTTTGGTGGGCAATCTTTCATGCCCGATCAATTAGAAAAAGTTCGGACGCTCCGCGCAGTCATTGATGACAATAACCTTGATGTCACCATTGAAATTGATGGTGGAATCAGTGCCTCCACGATCGCCGAGGCGTCGGCTGCTGGTTGCGATGCCTTTGTCGCCGGCTCTGCTATCTTCGGTGCTCAATATCCTGCTGCGGAAGTTTCTCGGCTGCGGGACTTAGCCCACAGCGCTCGGCAGCATGGCTAA